One stretch of Leadbetterella byssophila DSM 17132 DNA includes these proteins:
- a CDS encoding PDZ domain-containing protein → MAQKEKPLGFHPIRKKVTYTTCPFELRANLIVVKTLVDQSDTLNFILDSGVQSIIILDSALRTRLHTKIGREIIISGIGESPPFTAFVSLGHTIKISGLIAYSQNIVLLQENFLNLSEYLGIPVHGIIGSDLFSRFHVEIDYSTSMLTFIEPSKYKYKKHKGTAIPLLLDRTKPYIQLTKLKNNGKEIENINLVVDTGGAHSLLLNGEVIPEDLVPEKLTDGHLGRGLNGNIEGKLGRMDLLQIGNYHFKDVIATFPDSVVFDSKITHATATRHGSIGGEILKRFIVGLNYQQGLLVLKPIKKEIKKPFEADMSGLELRATGKDYRTFEIFSVIQNSPAGEAGLLPGDKIMVINNKLANLMTINELYGLFSKKEGKKIEIVVLRNHALLSFEFVLRKII, encoded by the coding sequence ACCAATCTGATACGCTTAATTTCATCTTAGACTCCGGAGTGCAAAGCATCATTATCCTAGATTCTGCATTAAGAACTAGACTACATACTAAGATAGGCAGAGAAATCATCATCAGCGGAATAGGAGAATCACCTCCCTTCACCGCATTCGTCTCACTAGGGCACACCATTAAGATCAGTGGACTTATAGCTTATAGCCAAAACATCGTACTACTACAGGAAAACTTCCTTAATCTTTCAGAATATTTAGGAATACCCGTTCATGGGATCATTGGATCTGATTTGTTTTCACGCTTCCATGTAGAGATTGACTATTCTACATCTATGCTCACCTTTATTGAACCATCAAAATACAAGTATAAAAAGCACAAAGGTACAGCTATACCCCTACTTTTGGATAGGACAAAACCTTATATCCAGCTCACCAAATTGAAAAACAATGGAAAAGAAATTGAAAATATCAATCTGGTGGTAGACACCGGAGGTGCTCATTCCCTACTTCTTAACGGAGAAGTCATTCCAGAGGATCTGGTGCCGGAAAAACTTACAGATGGACACTTAGGAAGGGGTTTAAACGGCAATATCGAAGGAAAATTAGGAAGAATGGATCTTCTTCAAATAGGGAATTACCATTTTAAAGATGTAATAGCCACTTTCCCGGACAGCGTGGTTTTTGATTCCAAAATCACCCATGCCACAGCCACAAGACATGGAAGTATTGGAGGCGAGATTCTTAAGAGGTTCATAGTGGGACTAAATTACCAGCAAGGTCTGTTGGTATTAAAGCCTATAAAAAAAGAAATCAAAAAGCCCTTTGAGGCAGACATGAGCGGATTAGAACTCAGAGCTACGGGGAAAGATTACAGAACCTTTGAGATCTTTAGTGTGATTCAGAATTCACCGGCAGGAGAAGCGGGCCTACTACCAGGTGATAAAATTATGGTGATCAATAACAAACTAGCTAACCTCATGACCATCAATGAGCTTTATGGACTGTTCTCCAAAAAAGAAGGTAAGAAGATAGAAATAGTAGTTTTGAGAAATCATGCTCTCCTTTCTTTTGAATTTGTCTTAAGAAAGATCATTTAA
- a CDS encoding saccharopine dehydrogenase family protein encodes MSKVLIIGAGGVGTVVAHKCAINSSVFTEIMLASRTKSKCDKIAADIEEMHGVKIATAQVDADNVPELVNLIRSFGPKLVINVALPYQDLTIMDACLETGVHYLDTANYEPKDVAKFEYSWQWAYQDRFKEAGLMALLGCGFDPGVTQVYTAYAAKHHFDEMHYLDIVDCNAGDHGKAFATNFNPEINIREITQPGRYWENGEWVEIPPMSIHKPIEYPNIGPRESYVLYHEELESLVKNFPTLKRARFWMTFGQQYITHLQVLQNVGMTSIVPIQFQGQDIVPLEFLKAVLPAPDSLGENYTGETSIGCQIKGIKDGKEKTYYVWNNCSHAEAYKEVKSQAVSYTTGVPAMIGAMLMLTNEEWLKPGVFNVEELNPDPFMDLLNKHGLPWNEKVNVELPHEY; translated from the coding sequence ATGTCAAAAGTACTGATTATTGGTGCAGGAGGAGTAGGAACCGTGGTAGCACATAAGTGCGCCATCAATTCCTCAGTTTTTACGGAAATCATGCTGGCCTCCCGTACAAAATCAAAATGTGATAAAATTGCTGCGGATATCGAAGAGATGCATGGTGTAAAAATCGCTACTGCACAAGTCGATGCGGATAATGTTCCGGAATTGGTAAACTTGATCCGTTCCTTTGGACCAAAATTAGTTATAAACGTAGCCCTTCCTTATCAGGATCTAACCATTATGGATGCTTGTCTTGAAACCGGTGTTCATTATCTTGATACTGCGAACTACGAGCCAAAAGATGTAGCAAAATTCGAATACAGTTGGCAATGGGCCTATCAAGACCGTTTCAAAGAAGCCGGTTTGATGGCACTTCTAGGATGTGGTTTCGATCCGGGTGTTACACAAGTGTACACCGCTTATGCAGCTAAACATCATTTTGATGAAATGCATTATCTGGATATCGTGGACTGTAATGCTGGAGATCACGGTAAAGCATTTGCCACTAATTTTAACCCGGAGATCAATATTCGTGAGATTACTCAGCCGGGTAGATATTGGGAAAATGGAGAATGGGTTGAAATCCCACCTATGTCTATTCACAAACCCATAGAATATCCAAATATAGGACCAAGGGAATCTTACGTTCTTTACCATGAAGAGTTAGAATCCTTAGTTAAGAACTTCCCTACATTGAAGAGAGCCAGATTCTGGATGACTTTCGGTCAACAATACATCACTCACCTTCAAGTGCTTCAAAATGTAGGAATGACTTCTATAGTTCCTATCCAGTTCCAAGGACAAGATATCGTTCCATTAGAATTCTTAAAGGCAGTTCTACCTGCTCCGGATTCATTGGGTGAAAATTATACCGGAGAAACCTCCATTGGTTGCCAAATCAAAGGTATCAAAGACGGAAAAGAAAAAACTTACTATGTATGGAACAACTGCTCTCATGCAGAAGCCTATAAAGAAGTAAAATCTCAAGCCGTTTCCTATACTACAGGGGTACCTGCAATGATCGGAGCCATGTTAATGTTAACTAACGAAGAATGGTTAAAACCGGGCGTATTTAACGTAGAAGAGTTAAATCCGGATCCATTTATGGACCTTTTAAACAAGCATGGTTTACCATGGAATGAAAAGGTCAATGTGGAACTCCCGCATGAATATTAA
- a CDS encoding TonB-dependent receptor plug domain-containing protein — protein sequence MSKTHWLGLLMILSGTIFAQEKTLEPVSIQGIRPERFMSGQKNHYIDSVTFHQNSHQNLGEFLLSQTPIIVKNYGAGQLASVSFRGTSASHTAVLWNGININYPSLGQADFSTIPMVGFDDLSVQFGSGSSTVGTDAVGGSIMLRSLPDFQGSGTRVKLGLRGESTNNLQAHLTLKHHLHTKKGLQFYSKTTPYWNKWNHDLGEGPIVRENQSLNVEPIRTLQGGVIQDLFLLMPNKDSWSLNFWYNDHDLTIQPQVAQLRETTAAKALRTVLSYHRKQTLARMAYISDRTQYGKGPSPIPSESKVKRLITRLEQDLNFNKTSLKIGAEATYIDAVLDGSIHKNEWRSDFYALFRQDWTTFWNSTVNFRQALVSGYNPPFTPSIGNELYIFKTKDHSLLWNTSIARSYRVPTLNERYWDVLGNPDIKPENGWNKETGLKWKTPFSIEVGATYFHNRIKDWTYWNPTKNYRVENLQEVLAKGWEIEMAYIYNNKEFQSKVRMHYSWLHTSQQKEYGPYTKDLIGKQLVYIPRHSLGGNFWAKYKSWSLDVQPQYQSRRYITFDHSGKFFDPYFLLNARLGYSGQIRKCYYQMALQSNNLTDTLYPNVKQNAMPLRTWALQLTIGNI from the coding sequence ATGTCAAAAACACATTGGCTCGGACTATTAATGATCCTATCTGGGACTATTTTTGCCCAGGAAAAAACACTAGAACCCGTTTCCATTCAGGGAATTCGGCCGGAAAGATTCATGTCTGGGCAAAAGAATCATTACATAGATTCTGTAACCTTCCACCAGAACTCTCATCAAAATTTAGGCGAGTTCCTACTTTCTCAAACGCCTATAATCGTTAAGAATTATGGTGCTGGCCAACTGGCCTCGGTATCCTTCAGGGGTACTTCCGCATCACACACGGCCGTGCTTTGGAATGGAATAAATATCAATTATCCCTCCTTAGGACAAGCTGACTTTTCTACTATTCCCATGGTAGGGTTTGATGATCTAAGTGTGCAGTTCGGTTCCGGCTCCAGTACGGTAGGCACAGATGCCGTAGGTGGCAGTATTATGTTGAGATCTTTGCCGGATTTTCAAGGTTCGGGCACCCGAGTAAAATTAGGTTTAAGAGGAGAATCAACCAATAACCTACAAGCCCATCTCACCCTAAAACATCATCTCCACACTAAGAAGGGTTTGCAATTTTATTCAAAAACTACTCCCTACTGGAACAAATGGAATCATGACCTTGGTGAAGGTCCTATAGTGAGGGAAAATCAAAGTCTGAACGTGGAGCCCATAAGAACATTGCAGGGAGGGGTGATTCAGGATCTATTCCTGCTGATGCCTAATAAAGACTCCTGGAGCCTTAACTTTTGGTACAATGATCATGATCTTACTATCCAGCCCCAAGTGGCCCAATTGCGCGAAACTACAGCAGCTAAGGCTTTGAGAACGGTATTATCCTATCATAGAAAACAAACGCTGGCCAGAATGGCTTACATATCAGATCGCACTCAATACGGAAAAGGCCCAAGTCCTATCCCCAGTGAATCTAAAGTTAAACGACTCATCACTAGACTGGAGCAAGATCTGAATTTTAACAAGACCAGCCTTAAAATTGGAGCGGAAGCTACGTATATCGATGCCGTTCTAGACGGAAGTATACATAAAAATGAATGGAGATCTGATTTCTATGCTCTATTCCGACAGGATTGGACCACCTTTTGGAACTCCACAGTGAATTTCAGACAAGCTTTGGTCAGCGGATACAACCCTCCCTTTACTCCTTCGATAGGGAATGAACTGTATATCTTTAAAACTAAAGATCATAGTCTATTATGGAATACCTCAATAGCCAGATCCTATAGAGTTCCTACCTTGAATGAAAGATATTGGGACGTACTGGGAAATCCCGACATCAAACCTGAGAATGGTTGGAATAAAGAAACCGGTCTTAAGTGGAAAACTCCTTTTAGTATAGAAGTAGGAGCAACGTACTTCCATAATAGGATCAAGGACTGGACCTATTGGAACCCTACCAAAAATTATAGAGTAGAAAATCTGCAGGAAGTCCTTGCCAAGGGCTGGGAAATAGAAATGGCCTATATATATAATAACAAGGAATTTCAATCCAAAGTTCGTATGCACTACTCTTGGCTCCATACTTCTCAGCAAAAAGAATATGGCCCATATACAAAGGATTTGATAGGCAAACAATTGGTTTACATCCCCAGACATTCCCTAGGAGGAAACTTCTGGGCAAAGTATAAATCCTGGAGTCTGGATGTCCAACCGCAGTATCAATCGAGAAGGTATATCACGTTTGATCATTCAGGAAAATTCTTTGATCCATACTTTTTACTCAATGCCAGGCTTGGCTATTCTGGTCAAATTCGTAAATGTTATTATCAAATGGCCCTGCAATCGAATAACCTTACGGATACGCTTTACCCCAATGTAAAACAAAATGCAATGCCTTTAAGGACTTGGGCTTTGCAACTTACCATAGGAAATATTTAA
- a CDS encoding YncE family protein translates to MKKTWIWALFCLTACESKDSPDNSHLPYENGFIVLNEGNFMDNNGTITFISGNDAKYDIFQKENQRSLNGSVTGYTEAGNKGIILVDNSTGGQDLIEFVDAKTFKSTGTIAAGQIENPRKALKITEDKVYISAWDATGSWPNTYINPGYVAVVDVNSGRITKKIPVQKGAESMVKIGNEVFVGNVYSDDSQITIINAVTDEVISTLKTAPNPELIGVDANGKLWYFDGDLRRLNPTSKEIESTIQVETGAATPSKFNLSSDKTTLIYSLSYYDEQYIERGNVYQMSIQDTKFNQERALISRVFYGLDVNEGTIFGTIVPSFKQAGYVLRYKENGTLIDSIKVEVGPSKFYFK, encoded by the coding sequence ATGAAGAAAACCTGGATTTGGGCACTATTTTGCCTCACAGCTTGTGAATCAAAAGATTCACCTGACAACAGCCACCTACCTTATGAAAATGGGTTCATTGTTTTAAATGAAGGAAACTTCATGGACAATAACGGGACCATTACCTTCATCAGCGGAAACGATGCTAAATATGACATCTTCCAGAAAGAAAACCAAAGATCTCTGAACGGGTCCGTGACGGGATACACAGAAGCCGGTAATAAGGGAATAATTTTGGTAGATAATTCAACCGGCGGACAAGACCTTATCGAATTTGTAGACGCAAAAACCTTCAAATCAACTGGCACCATAGCTGCAGGTCAGATTGAAAATCCACGAAAGGCACTGAAAATTACTGAAGACAAAGTGTATATCAGTGCTTGGGATGCTACAGGTTCCTGGCCTAATACCTACATTAATCCGGGATATGTGGCAGTCGTAGATGTAAATTCAGGAAGAATCACAAAGAAAATTCCTGTTCAAAAAGGAGCTGAAAGCATGGTGAAGATAGGCAATGAAGTATTTGTAGGCAATGTCTATTCTGATGATTCCCAAATCACTATCATCAATGCGGTTACAGATGAGGTTATCAGTACCCTAAAGACTGCACCAAATCCTGAGCTTATAGGGGTGGATGCAAATGGGAAACTTTGGTACTTCGATGGAGATTTAAGAAGACTAAACCCAACTTCCAAAGAGATAGAAAGCACCATTCAAGTGGAAACGGGAGCTGCTACCCCAAGCAAATTCAATTTATCATCTGACAAGACCACTTTGATTTATAGCTTATCTTATTATGATGAGCAATATATAGAAAGAGGAAACGTGTATCAAATGAGTATCCAAGATACAAAATTCAACCAAGAACGAGCTTTGATCTCTAGAGTTTTCTATGGTTTAGATGTCAATGAAGGCACCATCTTCGGTACTATAGTCCCTTCTTTTAAGCAGGCAGGCTATGTATTAAGATATAAAGAGAACGGTACCCTAATAGATTCTATCAAAGTAGAAGTAGGGCCATCCAAGTTCTACTTTAAATAG
- a CDS encoding glutamate synthase subunit beta, whose product MGKASGFLEIERKAAAKRSVAARKNDYKEVEEPYNPVQTQEQATRCMDCGVPFCHNGCPLGNNIPEFNDAVYEKNWKLAFEILDSTNNFPEFTGRICPAPCESACVLGINKDPVAIEYIEKSIAEKAFEEGWVNTKTPKKRKEQKVAVVGSGPAGLAAAAQLNKAGYQVTVFERADQIGGLLRYGIPDFKLEKYVIDRRVTLLEKEGVIFRTGVNVGQDISTRKLQEDFDAVLLTIGSTIPRTLDVKGKDLDGVHFAMDYLTQQNKRVALEEGYEGLDLGKNHAGEKYMKDDIRATGKRVVVIGGGDTGSDCVGTANRQGAVHVTQIAYGVQPPLDRDASTPWPLYEHKLRTSTSHEEGCERLWGVNTKAFIGDEEGKLKAIQLVNVSWKFEKGKRTLIEHPETERIVEAELALLAIGFSQPQAEGLVDDLNLKLDPRGNIITEEYKTSQKGVFAAGDCKRGQSLVVWAIHEGREAARAIDLYLSGQTLLEAKEIGMIHAEFKA is encoded by the coding sequence ATGGGAAAGGCTAGTGGATTTTTAGAAATAGAAAGAAAAGCAGCTGCAAAGAGGAGTGTGGCTGCTAGAAAAAATGATTACAAAGAGGTAGAAGAACCTTATAATCCGGTCCAAACACAGGAGCAAGCAACAAGGTGTATGGACTGCGGGGTGCCTTTTTGCCATAATGGTTGTCCTTTAGGAAATAACATTCCTGAATTTAATGATGCCGTATACGAAAAGAACTGGAAGCTCGCCTTTGAAATACTGGATTCCACGAACAATTTTCCGGAGTTTACAGGCAGGATTTGTCCAGCACCCTGTGAGTCAGCCTGTGTATTAGGCATTAATAAGGATCCGGTAGCTATAGAGTATATAGAAAAGTCCATTGCTGAAAAGGCCTTTGAAGAAGGTTGGGTAAATACCAAAACTCCGAAGAAGAGAAAAGAGCAAAAAGTGGCCGTAGTAGGATCAGGCCCCGCGGGGCTTGCAGCTGCTGCCCAACTGAACAAAGCCGGTTATCAAGTAACCGTCTTTGAGAGGGCTGATCAAATCGGAGGATTGCTGCGTTACGGTATTCCTGATTTCAAATTAGAAAAATATGTGATTGACCGTAGAGTAACTCTTTTGGAAAAGGAAGGCGTAATCTTTCGAACAGGAGTGAATGTAGGGCAAGATATTTCCACACGTAAATTACAGGAAGACTTTGATGCCGTACTCCTAACTATAGGGTCTACTATTCCTAGGACTCTTGATGTGAAAGGAAAAGATTTGGACGGGGTTCATTTTGCTATGGATTATCTTACACAGCAGAATAAAAGAGTGGCTTTAGAGGAAGGTTATGAGGGTTTGGATTTAGGTAAGAATCACGCAGGAGAAAAATACATGAAAGATGATATTCGGGCTACAGGAAAGAGAGTGGTAGTAATAGGTGGTGGAGATACAGGTTCTGACTGTGTGGGCACTGCAAACCGACAAGGAGCGGTTCATGTTACCCAAATAGCATACGGTGTTCAACCTCCATTAGATAGAGACGCCAGTACCCCCTGGCCGCTTTATGAGCATAAATTGAGGACCTCCACTTCTCACGAAGAAGGATGTGAGCGTTTGTGGGGTGTAAATACCAAAGCTTTTATTGGAGATGAAGAAGGGAAACTCAAAGCAATTCAGCTTGTAAATGTTTCCTGGAAGTTTGAAAAGGGTAAGAGAACCTTGATTGAACATCCCGAAACAGAAAGGATAGTGGAGGCAGAATTAGCTTTATTAGCCATAGGATTTTCTCAACCGCAGGCTGAGGGACTGGTAGATGATCTTAATCTTAAATTAGATCCTAGGGGCAATATCATAACTGAGGAGTACAAAACATCCCAAAAAGGAGTATTTGCGGCAGGAGACTGTAAACGTGGACAATCTCTCGTAGTGTGGGCTATACATGAAGGGAGAGAAGCGGCAAGAGCCATAGATCTTTACTTGAGTGGACAAACCTTACTCGAAGCTAAAGAAATAGGTATGATTCACGCTGAATTCAAAGCATAA